One genomic window of Desulfuromonas sp. AOP6 includes the following:
- a CDS encoding sigma-70 family RNA polymerase sigma factor produces the protein MDEGTEKILLEQIRQGNNRAFEQLVQGHAAQILSLATRLIGDRDEAEDIAQEAFLRLHRSLATFRGDSKISTWLYRTVSRLAIDHLRREQRRRKLFFFRKNDDEEQPDPVESAAAPDPSPREALLAQETQRRLNTVLKKLSPRQRAVFILRHQEELPLKEIARILELEEGTVKAHLHRAVTVLRHELHDLKEGSP, from the coding sequence ATGGATGAAGGTACGGAAAAAATTCTCCTCGAGCAGATACGCCAGGGCAATAACCGCGCTTTTGAACAGTTGGTTCAGGGCCATGCCGCGCAGATACTGTCCCTGGCCACCCGTCTCATCGGTGATCGCGACGAGGCCGAGGATATTGCCCAGGAAGCCTTCCTGCGGCTGCACCGCTCGTTGGCCACCTTTCGCGGCGACAGCAAAATATCGACCTGGCTCTACCGCACCGTCAGCCGCCTGGCCATCGACCACCTGCGAAGGGAACAGAGACGACGGAAGCTGTTCTTTTTCCGTAAAAACGACGACGAAGAGCAGCCCGATCCGGTTGAAAGCGCCGCGGCACCCGATCCTTCGCCGCGAGAGGCGCTGCTGGCACAAGAGACGCAGCGACGCCTCAACACCGTGCTGAAAAAACTCTCGCCCCGGCAGCGGGCCGTTTTCATCCTGCGTCACCAGGAGGAACTGCCGTTGAAGGAGATTGCCCGGATACTTGAATTGGAAGAGGGGACGGTCAAGGCCCATCTGCACCGCGCCGTCACCGTCCTGCGCCACGAACTGCACGATCTGAAGGAAGGTTCGCCATGA
- a CDS encoding zf-HC2 domain-containing protein: MTRANTGRCPEEELTLYYYGELEPADRRAIDKHLEGCAACRQQLAALESLLGALPTPVIELSTEEKQRFSAQVMEHLDRRQKRRFLPLFGGGLATAAAVLLLLLNTGSPPDLAPPADSNGLVAELEGLPEMELLRNLDILEELELLQELGDVNDHA; the protein is encoded by the coding sequence ATGACCAGAGCCAACACAGGGCGCTGCCCAGAAGAGGAACTCACCCTCTATTATTATGGGGAGCTGGAACCGGCCGATCGCCGCGCCATCGACAAACACCTGGAAGGCTGTGCCGCCTGTCGCCAGCAGCTGGCCGCCCTGGAATCGCTGCTTGGCGCGCTGCCGACGCCGGTCATCGAACTGAGTACCGAGGAAAAACAACGCTTCAGCGCCCAGGTCATGGAACACCTCGACCGGCGGCAAAAGCGGCGCTTTTTACCCCTCTTCGGCGGCGGGCTCGCCACGGCGGCGGCCGTGCTCCTACTGCTGCTCAATACCGGTTCGCCCCCCGATTTGGCGCCACCGGCCGACAGCAACGGCCTGGTCGCCGAGCTGGAGGGGCTGCCGGAGATGGAGCTCCTGCGCAACCTGGATATCCTGGAGGAACTCGAGCTGCTGCAGGAACTGGGGGATGTGAATGACCATGCCTGA
- a CDS encoding DUF3106 domain-containing protein, which yields MKRIGITLLLLMAMLGLAGPVLADSPPPATAPTTERQQALERWQNLSDAERQQLRERYQQFQTLPADEQELLRQRLQQFRQSPPEKQQQLRERFQRWQQLPAEQREQLRDTYQRFQSLPPEERQQLRQELEDLRSLPNEQRPQRRQEIRQRYFGSPAMRSGGGSRNSGGMHR from the coding sequence ATGAAACGTATAGGGATTACCCTTTTGCTGCTGATGGCTATGCTTGGGCTGGCCGGGCCGGTTCTGGCCGACTCGCCGCCCCCGGCGACCGCACCGACCACCGAGCGCCAGCAGGCCCTGGAGCGCTGGCAGAATCTTTCGGACGCCGAGCGCCAGCAACTGCGCGAACGCTACCAGCAGTTTCAGACTCTGCCCGCCGACGAGCAGGAGCTGCTGCGTCAGCGTCTGCAACAGTTCCGTCAGTCGCCACCTGAGAAACAGCAGCAACTGCGCGAACGCTTTCAGCGCTGGCAGCAGCTCCCTGCCGAGCAACGTGAGCAGCTGCGCGACACCTATCAGCGTTTCCAGTCCCTACCGCCCGAAGAGCGCCAGCAGCTGCGGCAGGAGTTGGAGGATTTGCGCTCCCTGCCCAATGAACAACGCCCGCAACGCCGCCAGGAAATCCGCCAGCGCTATTTCGGCAGCCCGGCGATGCGCTCCGGCGGCGGCAGCCGGAACAGCGGCGGCATGCACCGATGA
- a CDS encoding 4Fe-4S binding protein — MTGPARPAPKAMAPRYAVQAGFLLFYLWIGWRFALWAAALAGSQTPAMARPAAVDGFLPISGLMGLRHWAQTGELHPVHPAAALILLAAILTALLLKRGFCSWVCPIFPLSEGLWRLGKRLTGRTFAPPFWLDLPLRSLKYLLLGFFVYQILWMMPLPALRAFLSSPYHKIADVRMLHFFQDPSLTFLAFIAAMVLLSLFVQMPWCRYLCPYGALLGLFSLLSLSKIRRNERHCIRCGLCSSRCTAWLPVMHKRTIRSAECYGCYRCVQGCPAPGALQMQAGGRPIPSVLFGLAVVALFVVISLAGRFSGHWHSQVPLQEISHWLQLPR, encoded by the coding sequence ATGACAGGCCCAGCGCGTCCCGCCCCCAAAGCCATGGCCCCCCGTTATGCGGTGCAGGCGGGCTTTTTGCTGTTCTATCTGTGGATCGGCTGGCGCTTCGCTCTCTGGGCCGCCGCCCTGGCCGGCAGCCAGACCCCCGCCATGGCCCGTCCCGCCGCCGTCGACGGCTTTTTACCCATCAGCGGCCTCATGGGGTTGCGGCACTGGGCGCAGACAGGTGAACTGCACCCTGTCCATCCAGCCGCCGCCCTCATTCTGTTGGCCGCCATCCTCACCGCCCTCCTGCTCAAGCGCGGCTTCTGCTCCTGGGTCTGCCCCATCTTCCCGCTGTCGGAAGGGCTCTGGCGCCTGGGAAAACGCCTGACCGGAAGGACTTTCGCTCCCCCTTTCTGGCTCGACCTGCCCCTGCGCAGCCTCAAATACCTGCTTCTCGGCTTTTTTGTCTACCAGATCCTGTGGATGATGCCGCTGCCCGCCCTGCGGGCGTTCTTGTCCTCCCCCTACCACAAGATCGCCGACGTGCGCATGCTGCACTTCTTCCAGGATCCTTCCCTGACCTTTCTTGCTTTTATCGCCGCCATGGTTCTGCTCAGCCTCTTCGTGCAGATGCCCTGGTGCCGCTACCTCTGTCCCTACGGGGCTCTCCTCGGACTTTTTTCCCTGCTGTCCCTCAGCAAGATCCGCCGCAACGAGCGCCACTGCATCCGCTGCGGTCTCTGCTCCTCCCGCTGCACCGCCTGGCTGCCGGTCATGCACAAGCGCACCATCCGCTCGGCCGAGTGCTATGGCTGCTACCGCTGCGTGCAAGGCTGCCCAGCCCCGGGCGCCCTGCAGATGCAGGCAGGCGGACGACCCATCCCCTCCGTCCTTTTCGGCCTGGCCGTCGTCGCTCTCTTCGTCGTCATCTCGCTGGCCGGCCGTTTCAGCGGCCACTGGCACAGCCAGGTACCCCTGCAGGAAATCTCCCACTGGCTGCAGCTCCCCCGCTGA
- the lexA gene encoding transcriptional repressor LexA, translating into MSPLTPKQKQIFDYIRSHLDQHGYAPTQQEIARAFGFSSLGTVQNYLKRLERDGYLARDWNARRGARPLAQRRDSWELPLAGWVAAGKPIEAVEQQESIEVPPAMLGPGEHFVLRVKGDSMIGDGILDGDYVIVRKQAEAVSGQTVVALIGNEATVKRLYRKGAAMELHPANPAMAPILVDPTDDFRLEGVVVGVIRHCA; encoded by the coding sequence TTGAGTCCACTGACGCCGAAACAGAAACAGATTTTCGACTACATCCGCAGCCACCTCGACCAGCATGGCTACGCCCCCACCCAACAGGAAATCGCCCGCGCCTTCGGCTTCTCTTCCCTGGGTACGGTGCAGAACTACCTCAAGCGCCTGGAACGGGACGGCTATCTGGCCCGCGATTGGAACGCCCGCCGCGGCGCCCGCCCCCTGGCCCAGCGGCGCGACAGCTGGGAACTCCCTCTCGCCGGCTGGGTGGCCGCCGGCAAGCCCATCGAAGCGGTGGAGCAGCAGGAGAGCATCGAGGTGCCTCCAGCCATGCTCGGTCCCGGTGAACATTTCGTCCTGCGCGTCAAGGGGGATTCCATGATCGGCGACGGCATTCTCGACGGCGACTATGTCATCGTGCGCAAGCAGGCCGAGGCCGTCAGCGGCCAGACCGTCGTCGCCCTCATCGGCAACGAGGCCACAGTCAAGCGTCTCTACCGCAAGGGTGCCGCCATGGAACTGCACCCGGCCAACCCGGCTATGGCTCCCATCCTGGTCGACCCCACGGACGATTTTCGCCTCGAAGGGGTGGTGGTCGGCGTCATCCGCCACTGCGCCTGA
- a CDS encoding DNA polymerase IV, producing MPRDILHLHIPDFAVAVARVIDPALRQRPVALAPGASERALLQCVSAEGRAEGLVPGMAVRVARRLCPRLTLIPPDPAALFRAQAALCRLGAEISPLVEPEIAGRLYLDISGSRRLLGPGRDVAAHLEGEVDRQLRLSGAVGLAGNKLVARIAAGYLERPGVCDVLRGSEAPFISSLPVSVLPGVGQTRASLLLRELHLRRVGDLAALSLDDLRLLFGGFAPLLRQRACGIDPSPVSPPARTPEVREQAFLPQADNDDEALLATLARLVEGCAYRLRLRGQGAGLLVLTLYYEDGVTARRSRRLPNPASADTILMETAETLFYATCQRRVRLKGMRLACQELGTARQLHLFTEAGGELSPRESTLLQALDQLRQRHGVDVVRRGRTLLSPRLEG from the coding sequence ATGCCCCGCGATATCCTGCACCTGCATATTCCCGACTTTGCCGTCGCCGTCGCCCGCGTCATCGATCCGGCCTTGCGGCAACGCCCCGTCGCCCTGGCCCCCGGCGCCTCGGAGCGGGCCCTGCTGCAATGCGTCTCCGCCGAGGGGCGCGCCGAAGGCCTCGTCCCCGGCATGGCGGTGCGGGTGGCCAGGCGCCTATGTCCGCGTCTCACGCTTATCCCGCCCGACCCGGCGGCCCTGTTCCGGGCCCAGGCCGCTCTCTGCCGCCTCGGCGCCGAAATCTCACCCCTGGTCGAACCGGAAATCGCCGGCCGCCTCTACCTCGATATCTCCGGCAGCCGCCGCCTGCTCGGTCCCGGCCGCGATGTCGCCGCCCACCTGGAAGGGGAAGTCGACCGGCAGCTGCGCCTGAGCGGCGCTGTCGGCCTCGCCGGCAACAAACTGGTGGCCCGTATCGCCGCCGGTTATCTCGAACGCCCCGGCGTCTGCGACGTCCTGCGCGGCAGCGAGGCCCCCTTCATCAGCTCATTGCCCGTCAGCGTCCTTCCCGGCGTGGGACAAACCCGCGCCTCCCTGCTGCTGCGTGAGCTTCACCTGCGCCGTGTGGGGGATTTGGCCGCGCTTTCCCTGGACGATCTGCGCCTGCTCTTCGGCGGTTTCGCTCCCCTGCTGCGCCAGCGCGCCTGTGGCATCGACCCCTCGCCGGTGAGCCCGCCGGCCCGGACGCCGGAAGTCAGGGAACAAGCCTTTCTGCCCCAGGCCGACAATGACGACGAGGCCCTGCTGGCGACCCTCGCCCGTCTGGTGGAAGGCTGCGCCTATCGCCTGCGCCTGCGCGGGCAAGGGGCTGGCCTCCTCGTACTGACCCTCTATTACGAGGACGGCGTCACCGCCCGCCGCAGCCGCCGCCTGCCTAACCCGGCTTCCGCTGACACGATCCTCATGGAAACCGCCGAAACCCTCTTCTACGCCACCTGCCAGCGCCGCGTGCGTCTCAAGGGGATGCGCCTGGCCTGCCAGGAGCTGGGCACGGCCCGGCAGCTTCATCTTTTTACTGAGGCCGGTGGGGAACTTTCGCCGCGGGAAAGCACCTTGCTGCAGGCCCTCGACCAGCTGCGCCAGCGTCACGGGGTCGACGTCGTCCGGCGCGGGCGCACGCTCCTCAGCCCCCGCCTGGAGGGCTGA
- a CDS encoding DNA polymerase III subunit alpha: MSFVHLHCQSSFSPGWGVHTPDVLCERTAALGLTHLALTDRNGLYGIPHFLEQARHHGLRPLIGAEAVTSNHRAVLLARTQEGYANLCQLLSDLHTQTGFSLPRKLMDRRQGLTILSDDGDLLTALAAQDRHHLYVEISPGHAMEAALARARQLELPPVATARTLLLEKADFPLHRVLRAIALNRTLSRLRPEETASPRDCLYSAEEMIALFPHCPQAVENSWKIAVDCCTDWDFSTTVFPRFRDLDDEAAAQELRRRANQGALSRYGQLTEVVRQRLHKELAIIEAKGFAHYFLVVEELARLSPRTCGRGSAAASLVAYCLQITHVDPIRHNLFFERFLNAERVDPPDIDIDFPWDERDAVLDAAFARYGSRRAAMVGAHIGFRGRAALREVAKVYGLPEADIGAMTERISGYWKAEQTAGAVTSHPLFRDAPLSSEWLEILAVARRLQGQMRHLALHCGGLVIVPEDIRHHVPVEMAAKGRPVIQWEKDQAEAAGLVKIDILGNRSLAVIRDAAAAIRAHGGPDLDPARWSPLDDAPTRQLLQRGDSMGCFYIESPATRQLLRKMWQGQADGQLGAEELFEHLVMASSIIRPAANRYIREFVARLHGKPWHCLHPRLESVLGETYGMAIYQEQITQMAMALADFTPFEGDQLRKIISKKHPGQRLIDYRQKFFQGGKKKGLSPDLLEQAWQEVLSFAGYSFCKPHSASYALVSCQSAWLKTHYPAEFMAAVISNQGGYYSPLAYLSEARRLGLRILPPDINASDRPYRGQGSELRIGLMQIGGLSQVTLKGIVEERERGGDFNSFSDFLRRVTVPVEDGRLLIKAGCFDVLEGRQARADLLWQLLRRRSQAPQAASGLLFAEVPRRQAARPALGADEMDQQEVEVLGMPISRHPLSRYGALLERQQTIAAADLSRWVGRHVSLVAWWVTGKVVQTAKGQPMEFISFEDSTAIFDTTFFPRAYTRFCRLLSRQRPYLLKGKVEEEFGVCTLNVEWVGFLDEGEGT, encoded by the coding sequence ATGTCCTTTGTCCATCTTCACTGCCAGTCGTCCTTCTCCCCCGGTTGGGGCGTCCACACACCCGACGTTCTCTGCGAGCGGACCGCCGCCCTGGGCCTTACCCATCTGGCCCTGACCGACCGCAACGGCCTGTACGGCATCCCCCATTTTCTAGAACAGGCCAGGCACCACGGACTCAGGCCCCTTATCGGCGCTGAAGCCGTGACGAGCAATCACCGCGCCGTCCTTCTGGCCCGCACACAGGAAGGCTACGCCAATCTCTGCCAACTCCTCTCCGACCTGCACACCCAGACGGGATTCTCCCTACCCCGGAAGCTGATGGATCGGCGCCAGGGCCTCACCATTCTCAGCGACGACGGCGATCTCCTGACCGCTCTGGCCGCGCAGGACCGCCACCACCTCTACGTGGAAATTTCCCCCGGCCACGCCATGGAGGCGGCCCTGGCCCGCGCTCGCCAGCTGGAGTTGCCGCCGGTGGCCACCGCCCGCACCCTGCTGCTGGAGAAAGCGGACTTCCCCCTGCACCGGGTGCTGCGGGCCATCGCCCTCAACCGCACCCTGTCGCGCCTGCGCCCCGAAGAGACCGCCAGCCCGCGCGACTGCCTCTACAGCGCCGAAGAGATGATCGCCCTCTTTCCTCATTGCCCGCAGGCCGTGGAAAACAGCTGGAAGATTGCCGTTGACTGCTGTACGGATTGGGACTTCTCCACGACGGTCTTCCCCCGCTTCCGCGACCTCGACGACGAAGCTGCTGCCCAGGAACTGCGCCGCCGCGCCAACCAGGGTGCCCTGAGCCGCTACGGCCAGCTGACCGAGGTGGTTCGCCAGCGCCTGCACAAAGAGCTGGCCATCATCGAGGCCAAGGGCTTCGCCCACTACTTTCTGGTGGTGGAAGAGCTGGCCCGCCTGTCGCCACGGACCTGCGGACGCGGCAGCGCTGCCGCCTCTCTGGTCGCCTACTGCCTGCAGATCACCCACGTCGACCCCATCCGCCACAACCTCTTTTTCGAGCGCTTTCTCAACGCCGAGCGGGTCGACCCCCCCGATATCGACATCGACTTCCCCTGGGACGAGCGCGACGCCGTCCTCGATGCCGCCTTCGCCCGTTACGGCAGCCGCCGCGCCGCCATGGTCGGTGCTCACATCGGTTTCCGCGGCCGCGCCGCCCTGCGCGAAGTGGCCAAAGTCTACGGTCTGCCCGAGGCCGATATCGGCGCCATGACCGAGCGCATCTCCGGCTACTGGAAAGCCGAGCAGACTGCGGGCGCCGTCACCAGCCACCCCCTCTTTCGCGACGCGCCCCTGTCCTCGGAATGGCTGGAGATCCTCGCCGTCGCCCGGCGCCTGCAGGGGCAGATGCGCCACCTCGCCCTGCACTGCGGCGGTCTGGTCATCGTACCCGAGGACATCCGCCACCACGTTCCCGTCGAGATGGCCGCCAAGGGCCGGCCCGTCATCCAGTGGGAGAAGGATCAGGCCGAAGCGGCGGGGCTGGTCAAGATCGACATCCTCGGCAACCGTTCCCTCGCCGTCATCCGTGACGCCGCCGCCGCCATTCGCGCCCACGGCGGCCCCGACCTCGACCCGGCCCGCTGGTCTCCCCTCGACGATGCGCCAACCCGGCAGCTGCTGCAGCGGGGCGACAGCATGGGCTGCTTCTACATCGAGTCGCCGGCCACCCGCCAGCTGCTGCGCAAGATGTGGCAGGGGCAGGCCGATGGCCAGCTCGGCGCCGAAGAGCTCTTCGAGCACCTGGTCATGGCCTCTTCCATCATCCGGCCGGCGGCCAACCGCTACATCCGCGAGTTCGTCGCCCGCCTGCACGGCAAGCCCTGGCATTGCCTGCACCCGCGGCTGGAGAGCGTCCTTGGCGAAACCTACGGCATGGCCATCTACCAGGAGCAGATCACCCAGATGGCCATGGCCCTGGCCGATTTCACCCCCTTCGAGGGGGACCAGCTGCGCAAGATCATCAGCAAGAAACATCCGGGCCAGAGGCTGATTGATTACCGGCAGAAGTTTTTTCAGGGGGGAAAAAAGAAGGGACTGTCACCGGATTTGCTGGAGCAGGCCTGGCAGGAGGTGCTCTCCTTCGCCGGCTACTCGTTCTGCAAGCCGCACTCGGCCTCCTACGCCCTGGTCAGCTGCCAGTCGGCCTGGCTCAAGACCCATTACCCGGCCGAGTTCATGGCTGCGGTCATTTCCAACCAGGGCGGCTACTACTCACCGCTGGCCTATCTGTCGGAGGCAAGGCGGCTCGGCCTGCGCATCCTGCCACCCGACATCAATGCCAGCGACCGGCCCTATCGGGGACAGGGCAGCGAGCTGCGCATCGGCCTCATGCAGATTGGCGGGCTGTCGCAGGTGACATTGAAGGGGATTGTGGAAGAGCGGGAGCGGGGCGGGGATTTCAACAGTTTCAGTGATTTTCTGCGGCGGGTGACCGTGCCGGTGGAGGACGGCCGCCTGCTCATCAAGGCCGGCTGCTTCGATGTCTTGGAGGGCCGGCAAGCGCGCGCTGACCTGCTGTGGCAGCTTCTGCGCCGCCGCAGCCAGGCGCCGCAGGCAGCCAGCGGCCTGCTGTTCGCGGAAGTGCCGCGCCGTCAGGCGGCCAGACCAGCCCTCGGCGCCGACGAGATGGATCAGCAGGAGGTGGAAGTTTTGGGGATGCCCATCTCCCGCCATCCCCTCAGCCGCTATGGCGCCCTGCTCGAGCGCCAGCAGACCATCGCCGCCGCCGACCTCTCCCGCTGGGTAGGCCGCCATGTCAGCCTCGTCGCCTGGTGGGTGACGGGCAAGGTGGTGCAGACCGCCAAGGGGCAGCCCATGGAGTTCATCTCCTTCGAAGACAGCACCGCCATCTTCGACACCACCTTCTTCCCCCGCGCCTACACCCGCTTCTGCCGCCTGCTATCGCGGCAGCGCCCCTATCTGCTCAAGGGCAAAGTCGAAGAGGAGTTCGGCGTCTGCACCCTTAACGTGGAATGGGTCGGATTTCTTGATGAAGGCGAAGGGACTTAG
- a CDS encoding VCBS repeat-containing protein, protein MTSFWRMVTLIVAALGWMASPSPVLAENLAAQVADDFSPLAATVVKVVDDGYLIDLDDSHGVAGGDLFAVTGGGESVLHPVTGKVLGVYAAPRGYVQVSLVLSGLSQVRPLGAAQAAVGDSLQRFTAVPALFRDATGTGEVLYLQIKEQLPHLQWRGYEVVEQARAATANDGEPLLLFHHLGDTLEVRDGQGQLLRRYARIEGRDEEAAAPPVAAASPASSAVITLAETPAAAVWKGPFQAGTPVGIEVADLDGDGSLEMVVAYGDHLEISRLRQGHYEAVARVELPSGLATLAVDGFDLNGDGRAELYVSAVQGGRLASVVVAWEQAAYAVVEKELPWFFRKDDDGRGHVRLLGQRKTPSSKEFDGPLVRLARAGSSLIEAEHLTAPAGAELLALRPFSFRGETLYAELADSGQLRVLRAGGERLWWSERSYGGSETSMEYPSRQRGAVNESRYLKPRLLAGPDGSLLVPANHGGGILEKIRRFKSFEVKALRWNGMDMAEVWGTQEEQGYLADFRLADADNDGQVELVMAVGGSGDLGVFGKRQSRIVLYELP, encoded by the coding sequence ATGACCAGTTTCTGGCGGATGGTGACTCTGATCGTGGCGGCTCTAGGGTGGATGGCCAGCCCCTCGCCTGTTCTAGCCGAAAATCTCGCGGCGCAGGTCGCCGACGATTTTTCTCCCTTGGCTGCGACGGTAGTTAAGGTGGTGGACGACGGCTATCTCATCGATCTGGATGACAGCCATGGCGTCGCTGGTGGTGATCTGTTTGCCGTAACAGGAGGCGGCGAATCGGTGCTGCATCCGGTTACCGGCAAGGTGCTGGGTGTCTACGCCGCCCCCCGCGGTTATGTGCAGGTGAGCCTGGTGCTGAGCGGCTTGTCCCAGGTACGGCCGCTGGGGGCCGCGCAGGCGGCGGTGGGCGATTCCCTGCAGCGCTTCACGGCGGTACCGGCATTGTTTCGGGATGCGACGGGTACAGGAGAGGTTCTATATTTGCAGATCAAAGAGCAGTTGCCGCATCTGCAATGGCGCGGTTACGAGGTGGTGGAACAAGCCAGGGCGGCGACTGCAAACGATGGGGAACCGCTGCTGCTTTTCCATCACCTAGGTGACACCCTGGAGGTGCGTGACGGACAGGGGCAGCTATTGCGCCGCTATGCGCGGATAGAAGGCCGGGACGAAGAGGCAGCGGCCCCTCCTGTAGCGGCGGCGTCGCCTGCGTCAAGTGCTGTCATCACTTTGGCTGAGACGCCGGCCGCCGCGGTGTGGAAAGGGCCTTTTCAGGCTGGCACACCCGTGGGTATTGAGGTGGCCGACCTGGATGGGGATGGCAGTCTGGAAATGGTGGTGGCCTATGGTGACCACCTGGAAATCAGCCGATTGCGGCAGGGGCACTACGAAGCTGTGGCCCGGGTGGAGTTACCGTCCGGTCTCGCCACTCTGGCGGTGGATGGTTTCGACCTGAATGGCGACGGGCGCGCTGAACTCTATGTTTCGGCCGTGCAGGGGGGGCGGCTCGCTTCCGTCGTTGTCGCCTGGGAGCAGGCCGCCTATGCCGTGGTGGAAAAGGAGCTGCCCTGGTTCTTTCGCAAGGATGACGACGGTCGGGGCCATGTTCGTCTGTTGGGGCAGCGTAAAACCCCCTCCAGCAAAGAGTTCGACGGGCCGCTGGTGCGCCTGGCGCGGGCGGGGAGCAGTCTGATCGAAGCCGAGCACCTGACGGCGCCGGCGGGGGCCGAATTGCTGGCGCTCCGGCCTTTTTCCTTCCGGGGAGAGACGCTTTATGCCGAGCTGGCCGACAGTGGGCAGCTGCGCGTGCTGCGAGCCGGGGGGGAGCGCCTGTGGTGGAGCGAACGATCCTATGGCGGCAGTGAGACCTCCATGGAATATCCCTCGCGCCAGCGCGGCGCGGTCAACGAAAGCCGCTATTTAAAGCCGCGCCTGCTGGCGGGGCCGGATGGTAGCCTGCTGGTGCCGGCGAATCACGGCGGCGGCATCCTGGAGAAGATCCGACGCTTCAAGAGTTTTGAGGTCAAGGCGCTGCGCTGGAACGGTATGGACATGGCAGAGGTGTGGGGTACGCAGGAGGAACAGGGCTATCTGGCCGATTTCCGTCTGGCCGATGCGGACAACGATGGCCAGGTCGAGCTCGTCATGGCCGTGGGCGGCTCCGGCGACCTTGGCGTATTTGGCAAGCGTCAATCGCGTATCGTCCTGTACGAGTTGCCCTAA